The segment GACGCATCGACGACTCCGCCCGCTCGGCCGGCCGTGACCCCGACGAGATCACCACCATCGTCGTCACGAAGTTCCACCCCGAGCAGCTCGTCCGCGACCTGCACGCCCTCGGCGTGCGCGACGTGGGCGAGAACCGTCACCAGGAGGCCCAGGCCAAGGCCCTGGCGACGGCCGACCTCGACGGGCTGCACTGGCACTTCGTCGGTCAGCTGCAGTCGAAGAAGGCCCGGCAGGCGAGGGCCTACGTCCGCGCCGTCCACTCGCTCGACCGCGACAGCGTGGTCGACGCGCTGGGGGTCGACGACGGGACGACCATCGACGGATTCGTGCAGGTCAACCTGACCGACGACCCCGGGCGCGGGGGAGTCGCGGAG is part of the Frondihabitans sp. 762G35 genome and harbors:
- a CDS encoding YggS family pyridoxal phosphate-dependent enzyme is translated as MTPPDELRARVDDVLGRIDDSARSAGRDPDEITTIVVTKFHPEQLVRDLHALGVRDVGENRHQEAQAKALATADLDGLHWHFVGQLQSKKARQARAYVRAVHSLDRDSVVDALGVDDGTTIDGFVQVNLTDDPGRGGVAESGLEALVERVVATPGILLRGVMAVAPLEGDPRPAFAHLRSLSDRVRRLAPEADRISAGMSHDFAEAIAEGATHLRIGTAITGNRPEPR